In one window of Cydia fagiglandana chromosome 10, ilCydFagi1.1, whole genome shotgun sequence DNA:
- the LOC134668148 gene encoding NADH dehydrogenase [ubiquinone] 1 beta subcomplex subunit 4: MADYGISEKELNLVKQQAARRAELRKQFLMQRTNPFKHASEAGYVFDPAIQKFMSMKVTQYDHFQPNRRNSLFGICAIVIPMFAFGYLVWNDRNTREQKIRSGELVYRDRLFKFT; encoded by the exons ATGGCCGATTACGGCATATCCGAGAAAGAACTCAACCTTGTTAAACAGCAGGCCGCGAGGCGAGCCGAGCTTAGGAAGCAGTTCTTAATGCAAAGGACCAATCCCTTCAAACATGCCTCAGAGGCTGGTTATGTG TTCGACCCAGCTATCCAGAAGTTTATGTCAATGAAAGTGACCCAATATGACCACTTCCAACCTAACCGTCGAAATAGTCTCTTCGGTATTTGCGCTATCGTGATCCCAATGTTCGCGTTCGGGTACCTGGTGTGGAACGACCGCAACACGCGCGAACAGAAGATCAGGAGCGGGGAACTCGTGTACAGAGACAGACTCTTCAAATTCACATAA
- the LOC134668377 gene encoding small ribosomal subunit protein uS15: MGRMHAPGKGISQSALPYRRSVPTWLKLTADDVKEQIFKLGKKGLTPSQIGVMLRDSHGVAQVRFVTGKKILRIMKAMGLAPDLPEDLYYLIKKAVAMRKHLERNRKDKDSKFRLILVESRIHRLARYYKTKSVLPPNWKYESSTASALVA; the protein is encoded by the exons ATGGGTCGTATGCACGCACCTGG TAAGGGTATTTCCCAATCGGCACTGCCGTACCGCCGCAGTGTCCCCACGTGGTTGAAACTGACCGCTGACGATGTCAAGGAACAGATCTTCAAACTTGGCAAGAAGGGTCTCACCCCCTCACAGATCG GTGTCATGCTTAGGGATTCACATGGAGTTGCCCAAGTCAGATTCGTCACCGGCAAAAAGATCCTCCGCATCATGAAGGCCATGGGCCTGGCCCCCGACCTACCCGAGGACCTCTACTACCTTATCAAGAAGGCTGTAGCCATGAGGAAGCATTTGGAGCGCAATAG GAAAGACAAGGACAGCAAGTTCCGGCTGATTCTCGTAGAGTCCAGGATCCACAGGCTGGCGCGCTACTACAAGACCAAGAGCGTGCTGCCCCCCAACTGGAAGTACGAGTCCAGCACCGCTTCAGCCCTGGTGgcttaa
- the LOC134668147 gene encoding uncharacterized protein LOC134668147 yields the protein MSDGYGFSELECKIIQEQIKRRQLMRAEFLKQRSDPYKHAAEAGYVFDNGIQRFMSLKTCQTEYFVASPRTARFGLLAIVAPMVGFGYLCWSLRESLEMDYRCGNIRYRDRIHKFR from the exons ATGTCTGATGGATATGGATTCTCTGAGCTGGAGTGTAAGATTATTCAGGAACAGATAAAGCGGAGGCAGCTCATGAGGGCAGAATTTTTGAAGCAGCGGAGTGACCCGTACAAGCATGCTGCGGAGGCGGGCTACGTG TTTGACAACGGCATCCAGCGCTTCATGTCCCTAAAGACCTGTCAGACCGAGTACTTCGTGGCGTCTCCTCGAACGGCGCGGTTCGGCCTGCTGGCCATCGTGGCGCCCATGGTGGGCTTCGGATACCTGTGCTGGAGCTTGCGGGAGAGCCTCGAGATGGACTACCGCTGCGGCAACATTCGATATAGGGATAGGATTCATAAATTTAGATAA